A single region of the Arthrobacter sp. PAMC25564 genome encodes:
- a CDS encoding glycosyltransferase: MDVSDSSGSNVDHVLLTRFNLPTAGRESQVRAQEGWLRNRVDLFERFCLPSVRAQTSGDFRWIVYFDPESPTWLKERIPQLAGDGGFVPIFRASVDHDELVADLIKVVGKPRKRLVTTNLDNDDGLAVDFGERLQMQASIPSVRTAIYFSRGLILAGKDLYSRIDRRNAFCSVVESWEEPVTCWADWHNLLGKSMPVREIAGSPAWLQVVHGGNVSNRVRGRMVSSLLNVKNFPVIPPDTGYPSDRELRWENLVVAPARYLGEHGRSTVKCLMIMVLGKDGLSRVKEVLSARKAGPVRGEADAAEGTY, from the coding sequence ATGGATGTGTCTGATTCTTCGGGGTCCAATGTGGATCATGTGCTGCTGACCCGTTTCAACCTGCCGACGGCGGGCAGGGAGAGCCAGGTCCGCGCGCAGGAGGGCTGGCTCAGGAACAGGGTTGACCTCTTCGAGCGATTCTGCCTGCCGTCTGTCCGGGCACAGACTTCGGGGGACTTCCGCTGGATTGTCTATTTCGATCCCGAGAGTCCGACATGGCTGAAGGAGAGGATCCCACAGCTGGCCGGCGATGGCGGCTTTGTGCCGATCTTCAGGGCGAGCGTCGACCACGATGAGCTGGTGGCGGATCTGATCAAGGTTGTGGGAAAACCGCGGAAACGATTGGTAACGACAAATCTTGACAATGATGATGGATTGGCCGTGGATTTTGGCGAAAGACTTCAAATGCAGGCCAGTATCCCGAGCGTCCGGACGGCGATTTATTTTTCCCGCGGCTTGATACTGGCCGGAAAAGACCTTTACTCACGAATCGACCGCCGAAATGCGTTTTGTTCAGTGGTCGAATCGTGGGAGGAGCCGGTCACTTGCTGGGCGGACTGGCACAATCTCCTCGGTAAAAGCATGCCTGTCCGGGAGATTGCTGGATCCCCGGCCTGGTTGCAGGTAGTTCACGGAGGGAATGTCAGCAATCGGGTTCGCGGAAGAATGGTTTCGTCCCTGCTTAATGTGAAAAATTTTCCGGTTATTCCACCCGATACCGGCTATCCTTCTGACAGAGAACTGCGCTGGGAAAACCTGGTGGTAGCTCCCGCTCGATATCTGGGCGAACATGGCAGATCGACAGTTAAATGCCTCATGATAATGGTCTTGGGCAAGGACGGTCTTAGCAGGGTCAAGGAAGTGCTGTCTGCCAGAAAGGCAGGCCCTGTAAGGGGGGAAGCGGATGCGGCTGAAGGAACTTATTAG
- a CDS encoding O-antigen ligase family protein: protein MGLLWWIWNRVGVVVPYKGGSGVIRTALLVFVGCVLASYAYANFRGLPGSESSPADSGMLRLAGWVGIALIASDGIETRERLQTLLRRVVMAGALMASLGLAQFWTGESLIEWISLPGFAVDSSLSGVEGRGGFIRPQGTAAHPLEYGVVLCMSLPLAISLAMTETKRGMLLRWLPVSVIMFASLLSVSRSALLGVLAGVLVLLPRWPARVRLYAVVAAVGLGVIMYSVVPGMAGTLKGMFLGVADDSSTVSRTNSYAAAFDIAQRSPFVGRGFSTFLPQYLILDNQFLGLLIEVGVLGLAAFLVLVAMSIIIPWTATRRSTDAGLRQLGAAVSASVAAAALTFAFFDGLGFPMSAGLLFMMLGISASLVRSAR, encoded by the coding sequence GTGGGCCTTCTCTGGTGGATCTGGAACAGGGTGGGGGTAGTTGTTCCTTATAAGGGAGGTTCCGGAGTTATCCGGACGGCCTTGCTGGTGTTCGTCGGGTGTGTTCTGGCCAGCTATGCGTATGCAAACTTCCGTGGCCTGCCGGGTTCGGAATCGAGTCCGGCCGACAGCGGAATGCTGCGGCTGGCGGGATGGGTCGGCATTGCTTTGATTGCCTCCGACGGAATCGAAACGCGAGAACGCCTGCAAACTTTGCTCCGGCGCGTCGTGATGGCGGGCGCCCTGATGGCCTCATTGGGACTCGCCCAGTTCTGGACGGGAGAATCATTAATCGAATGGATCTCTTTGCCTGGGTTTGCCGTGGATTCCTCCCTTTCCGGAGTCGAGGGCCGAGGAGGGTTCATCAGGCCGCAAGGAACGGCGGCCCACCCGCTGGAATATGGGGTGGTGCTATGCATGTCACTGCCGCTTGCGATCTCTTTGGCCATGACCGAAACCAAACGCGGCATGTTGCTTCGATGGCTTCCGGTGTCGGTGATCATGTTCGCCTCCCTGCTTTCGGTCTCGCGCTCGGCACTTCTTGGCGTTCTCGCTGGCGTTCTGGTTCTTTTACCCCGCTGGCCGGCGCGAGTCCGTTTGTATGCCGTTGTTGCGGCAGTCGGTTTGGGTGTCATCATGTATTCGGTTGTCCCCGGCATGGCAGGAACGCTGAAGGGAATGTTCCTTGGCGTAGCCGATGATTCGAGCACGGTGTCGAGAACGAATTCATACGCCGCTGCTTTTGATATAGCTCAGCGGAGCCCGTTCGTGGGTCGGGGATTCAGCACTTTCCTGCCGCAGTATTTGATTCTTGATAATCAATTCTTGGGCTTGTTGATCGAGGTCGGCGTGCTGGGTCTCGCCGCATTCCTGGTTCTTGTGGCGATGTCAATCATCATTCCGTGGACTGCTACCCGCCGATCCACCGATGCAGGCCTCCGCCAGTTAGGCGCGGCGGTCTCCGCGTCCGTGGCGGCCGCTGCCCTGACGTTCGCATTCTTCGACGGTCTGGGCTTCCCAATGTCCGCAGGGCTGCTGTTCATGATGTTGGGGATATCAGCTTCATTGGTGCGATCGGCGCGTTAG
- a CDS encoding glycosyltransferase has translation MLNGDLTTAPKIAGGEASHFVLTRFNVRSFYHASEPTDAWLRERLRLFRQYCLPALADQSSAQFLWLVFVDDQSPQWFRQEIEKDARGRFETVFVSGAFTSKTVSKAVAARTDAPYILTTRVDNDDAVARDFVQTIQNCFQRQDFEFINLVNGAQYADGRVYLRPYTKNPFLSLVEAAGTAAPETVFVEHHYRVDERGPVRNIRTAHPMWLQVIHGGNVLNEIVGLRVPGHRIARFFNCGLDFNDSFVDLFTEVSKGTARILWRIARKPSRVTELWRATFAKGISRN, from the coding sequence ATGTTGAACGGTGACCTCACTACAGCGCCCAAAATAGCCGGCGGCGAAGCGTCTCATTTCGTCCTTACGCGCTTCAACGTGCGCTCGTTCTACCATGCGTCCGAACCGACTGATGCGTGGCTCCGCGAGCGGTTGCGGCTGTTCCGCCAGTATTGTTTACCCGCGTTGGCCGACCAGTCGTCCGCACAGTTTCTATGGCTGGTCTTCGTTGATGATCAAAGCCCGCAGTGGTTCCGGCAGGAAATCGAAAAGGATGCACGGGGAAGATTCGAAACAGTTTTCGTCTCCGGAGCATTCACCTCGAAGACCGTTTCGAAAGCCGTGGCGGCTCGAACGGATGCCCCTTACATTCTGACAACCAGGGTGGACAACGACGACGCCGTCGCACGGGACTTCGTTCAAACGATCCAGAACTGCTTCCAACGACAGGACTTCGAGTTCATCAACCTCGTCAACGGCGCCCAGTATGCCGACGGGAGGGTCTACTTGCGCCCATACACCAAGAATCCTTTCCTGTCCCTCGTCGAGGCTGCAGGAACGGCCGCGCCGGAGACCGTATTCGTAGAACATCATTACCGCGTCGATGAACGCGGCCCGGTGCGAAATATTCGCACCGCACATCCCATGTGGCTCCAAGTCATCCATGGCGGGAATGTCCTGAATGAAATTGTCGGACTCCGGGTCCCAGGGCATCGTATTGCCCGATTCTTTAACTGCGGCCTCGACTTCAATGACAGTTTTGTCGACTTGTTCACAGAGGTCTCCAAAGGAACGGCCCGTATTCTTTGGCGCATTGCGCGAAAGCCGTCTCGAGTCACCGAGCTTTGGCGGGCGACGTTCGCCAAGGGAATCAGCCGGAACTGA